One window from the genome of Diabrotica virgifera virgifera chromosome 6, PGI_DIABVI_V3a encodes:
- the LOC114332566 gene encoding CCAAT/enhancer-binding protein, with protein MDSPQMYDNQQHQQNNAVVNQDAKKTVIMNNNNNNLTTLNNNNGSSKQTQALLKQHQLQQYQQHGELSDLNTPEISLDLQNLIDDSQFSDGLFSEILSNQGKHIQNLQNRQVMGVHNTNYPRTTLAYMPQPVHSGATYSTNQNSNSDSNSSVGSDVPSIKEEPMDPQEYRRQPCNILPNSYIPGSYPQNPGATFTTLTPSPVIHHQLNMNAMKNKATLLNQHNIARKNMKPCDKNSDEYRRRRERNNIAVRKSREKAKVRTRETEEKVKILIKENERLQKRIELLTEELNVLRSLFSSVGVLPEHVHREINKHLDSFQLQHQQQQHMSEDNRQRMMEIVHDYGP; from the exons ATGGATTCACCTCAAATGTACGACAATCAGCAGCATCAACAAAATAACGCTGTGGTTAATCAGGATGCTAAAAAGACTGTTATAATgaacaataataacaacaatCTTACCACCCTTAATAATAACAACGGTAGCTCTAAACAGACACAAGCTCTGTTAAAACAGCATCAGTTGCAGCAATACCAGCAACATGGTGAACTTAGTGATTTAAATACCCCCGAAATTTCTCTAGACTTACAAAATTTAATAGACGATTCTCAATTTAGTGATGGTTTGTTTTCGGAAATTCTTTCTAATCAGGGTAAACACATACAAAATTTACAGAACAGACAAGTGATGGGTGTACACAACACAAATTATCCAAGAACTACTCTAGCGTATATGCCCCAACCCGTTCACAGTGGAGCTACTTACTCTACCAACCAAAACTCAAATAGTGACTCAAATAGTTCGGTCGGTAGTGACGTCCCTAGTATAAAAGAAGAACCAATGGATCCCCAGGAATACAGGAGGCAGCCTTGCAACATTCTTCCGAACAGCTACATCCCCGGTTCGTATCCTCAAAATCCAGGTGCAACTTTTACAACTCTAACCCCTAGCCCAGTCATACATCACCAGCTTAATATGAACGCTATGAAAAACAAAGCAACTCTATTAAATCAACACAACATAGCTAGGAAAAATATGAAACCCTGTGATAAAAACAGCGACGAATACAGAAGGCGAAGAGAAAGGAACAACATCGCTGTAAGGAAAAGTCGAGAGAAAGCCAAAGTCAGAACCAGGGAAACCGAAGAAAAAGTCAAAATCCTCATCAAAGAGAACGAAAGGCTACAAAAAAGGATAGAGTTGCTTACGGAGGAGTTGAACGTCCTACGCAGCCTCTTCTCCAGCGTGGGGGTTCTTCCGGAGCACGTCCACAGGGAGATCAACAAACACCTGGACTCCTTCCAACTTCAGCACCAACAGCAACAACATAT GTCTGAAGACAACAGGCAGAGGATGATGGAAATCGTTCACGATTATGGACCATAG